A genomic stretch from Petrimonas mucosa includes:
- the sucD gene encoding succinate--CoA ligase subunit alpha, with translation MSILIDKNTRLIVQGITGRDGGFHTAKMKAYGTNIVGGTSPGKGREMVEGIPVFDTVREAVSETDANTSVIFVPAPFAKDAMMEAADAGVKLIICITEGVPTLDVVEAYRYISLKGANLIGPNCPGLISPGKSSVGIMPTAIFKQGGTGVISRSGTLTYEVVYNLTSKGMGQSTAVGVGGDPIVGLYYQELLEMFQNDPETDSIALIGEIGGDAEERAAEFIKEHITKPVAVFIAGQQAPPGKQMGHAGAIISSGKGTAAEKIAAFEAVGVPVAKEPSQIPVLLKSRL, from the coding sequence ATGAGTATTCTAATCGATAAAAATACACGATTGATCGTTCAGGGAATTACCGGACGCGACGGTGGATTCCACACAGCCAAGATGAAAGCATACGGCACCAACATTGTTGGTGGAACATCTCCCGGAAAAGGCAGAGAGATGGTGGAGGGAATCCCTGTTTTCGACACGGTGCGTGAAGCAGTAAGTGAGACGGATGCCAATACATCGGTTATCTTTGTTCCGGCACCATTTGCCAAGGATGCAATGATGGAGGCAGCAGATGCGGGAGTAAAGCTTATTATCTGCATTACCGAAGGTGTACCTACCCTCGATGTGGTAGAAGCCTATCGCTACATCAGTCTCAAGGGAGCCAACCTTATCGGTCCCAATTGTCCCGGTCTGATCTCTCCCGGAAAAAGTTCGGTGGGCATAATGCCTACTGCAATCTTCAAGCAGGGAGGAACCGGCGTAATCAGTCGCAGCGGAACCCTCACCTATGAGGTGGTCTACAACCTCACATCCAAAGGGATGGGGCAATCCACAGCTGTAGGCGTTGGCGGCGATCCGATTGTAGGGTTATACTATCAGGAATTGTTGGAGATGTTCCAGAATGACCCGGAAACCGATTCCATCGCACTGATAGGTGAAATTGGAGGGGATGCGGAAGAGCGTGCTGCCGAATTCATCAAGGAGCATATTACCAAACCAGTTGCCGTATTTATTGCAGGCCAACAGGCTCCTCCGGGGAAACAGATGGGACATGCCGGTGCAATTATCTCCAGTGGAAAAGGGACTGCCGCAGAAAAAATTGCAGCCTTCGAAGCGGTAGGTGTTCCAGTGGCCAAAGAACCGAGCCAGATTCCGGTACTATTGAAAAGCAGATTATAG
- the sucC gene encoding ADP-forming succinate--CoA ligase subunit beta, with protein sequence MKIHEYQARELFAAYGLPVDQAYICRNVEDAVRAYHDLDAPLVVVKAQVHTGGRGKAGGVKLAKDEIELRQHVANILWMDINGFIVDRVLIGKAVNIASEYYVSYVIDRKTKSTILMVSREGGMDIEEVARTSPEKIHKIPIDPLIGVPDYLAREAAFKLFDDIKLVRKTATIFQKLYKLFIDTDASLAEINPLVLTEEGEIKAIDAKMTFDDNAIYRHPKIAALYEPTEEEKKEQNAKSKGFSYVHLGGQIGCMVNGAGLAMATMDMIKLYGGEPANFLDIGGSSNPTKVIEAMRLLLSDKNVKVVLINIFGGITRCDDVARGLLEAFNQIKTDIPIVIRLTGTNEKEGRALLEGSRFHLAETMGEAGKKAVELAN encoded by the coding sequence ATGAAAATTCATGAGTACCAGGCAAGAGAGTTATTTGCAGCATATGGGTTACCGGTAGACCAGGCCTATATCTGCCGCAATGTTGAGGATGCCGTTCGGGCCTACCACGATCTGGATGCCCCATTGGTAGTGGTAAAAGCTCAAGTCCATACTGGAGGAAGAGGAAAGGCAGGGGGAGTAAAATTGGCCAAGGATGAGATAGAGCTGCGGCAACATGTAGCCAACATCCTGTGGATGGATATCAACGGATTTATCGTCGACAGGGTACTTATCGGCAAAGCGGTCAATATTGCATCGGAATATTACGTAAGTTATGTAATAGACAGAAAGACCAAATCTACCATACTGATGGTGAGCCGCGAGGGGGGAATGGATATCGAGGAGGTTGCCCGCACTTCACCTGAGAAAATCCACAAGATTCCGATCGATCCTCTAATTGGCGTGCCGGACTACTTGGCACGTGAAGCTGCATTCAAACTGTTCGACGACATCAAACTTGTCCGTAAGACTGCCACCATCTTCCAAAAGCTCTACAAGCTGTTTATCGATACCGACGCCTCGCTGGCAGAGATCAATCCCCTGGTACTCACCGAGGAAGGGGAGATTAAGGCAATCGATGCAAAAATGACGTTCGACGACAATGCCATCTATCGTCATCCCAAGATTGCCGCACTTTATGAACCCACCGAGGAGGAGAAGAAGGAACAGAACGCCAAGAGCAAGGGATTCAGCTATGTTCATCTAGGCGGTCAGATCGGGTGTATGGTGAACGGTGCAGGATTGGCCATGGCTACGATGGACATGATCAAGCTGTATGGGGGCGAACCGGCCAATTTCCTCGATATTGGAGGCAGTTCAAACCCCACCAAGGTGATTGAAGCCATGAGACTTTTGCTAAGCGACAAGAATGTGAAGGTGGTTCTCATCAATATTTTTGGGGGGATCACCCGTTGCGATGATGTGGCCAGAGGATTGCTTGAAGCGTTCAATCAGATTAAAACCGATATACCCATTGTTATTCGGTTGACCGGAACCAACGAGAAAGAGGGTCGGGCCTTGCTGGAAGGAAGCAGATTCCACCTTGCAGAAACCATGGGTGAAGCAGGTAAGAAAGCCGTTGAGCTGGCAAATTAA
- a CDS encoding glycoside hydrolase family 88/105 protein, which translates to MKRNLTLLCLSAFILTANAQDINDNLFDKRYIKTIMIKTANWQLHHPKHEPRDWTNGAFYAGLYAAWETTKADGIYQAMMDMGNSVGWTPYRRWYHADDIVISQMYLDMYRHEKRAEMIQPTLDTLKLYTSRPYPTQGKIDLIKYWWCDALFMAPPTLVKFGVETGDRSLLEINDTYFKECYDLLYNKEEHLFARDLNYVIGPDGTGRLEANGQKIFWSRGNGWVMGGLVRILQELPKNYPARPFYEGLFKEISSRIITLQQEDGLWRASLLDPASYPGGEVSGSGFFCYALAWGINNRLLDEKSYLPAVKKAWIALNRCVNEEGRVGWVQPIGADPRKNFDENSWEVYGTGAFLLAGSEVIKLNR; encoded by the coding sequence ATGAAGAGAAACTTAACCCTGCTGTGTTTGTCAGCCTTTATTTTAACCGCTAATGCACAGGATATCAACGACAACCTGTTTGACAAAAGGTACATCAAGACAATCATGATCAAAACGGCCAACTGGCAGCTGCATCATCCCAAACATGAGCCGAGAGACTGGACTAACGGGGCCTTCTATGCCGGACTTTATGCCGCCTGGGAAACCACTAAAGCAGATGGAATCTACCAGGCGATGATGGATATGGGAAATTCTGTAGGCTGGACGCCATACAGGCGCTGGTATCATGCCGACGACATCGTTATCAGTCAGATGTATCTCGACATGTACCGTCACGAAAAAAGAGCTGAGATGATACAGCCTACCCTGGATACTTTAAAACTATATACCAGCAGACCTTACCCCACACAAGGGAAGATTGATCTCATCAAATACTGGTGGTGCGATGCCCTCTTCATGGCTCCACCCACACTGGTGAAGTTTGGAGTGGAGACCGGCGACCGGTCGCTTCTCGAGATCAACGACACCTATTTCAAGGAGTGCTATGATCTGCTTTACAATAAAGAGGAGCATCTGTTTGCCCGCGACCTGAACTACGTGATCGGCCCCGATGGCACCGGACGCCTGGAAGCCAATGGTCAAAAAATATTCTGGTCACGCGGTAACGGCTGGGTAATGGGCGGATTGGTCCGTATTCTCCAGGAGCTACCCAAGAACTATCCAGCACGCCCATTTTATGAAGGTTTATTCAAAGAGATCTCTTCCCGGATCATCACCTTGCAACAGGAAGACGGCTTATGGCGGGCCAGTCTGCTTGATCCTGCATCTTACCCGGGTGGCGAAGTAAGCGGGTCGGGATTTTTCTGCTATGCCCTTGCATGGGGAATAAACAACAGGTTGCTCGACGAGAAGAGCTATCTTCCTGCCGTCAAAAAGGCGTGGATCGCGTTGAATAGATGCGTGAATGAGGAGGGACGCGTGGGATGGGTGCAACCCATTGGTGCCGATCCAAGAAAGAATTTCGACGAGAACAGCTGGGAGGTATACGGAACGGGTGCTTTTTTGCTTGCCGGAAGTGAAGTGATAAAGTTGAACCGGTAA
- a CDS encoding TonB-dependent receptor, with protein sequence MINKIVLSIIAGLLASTLTLFSQRESHLLTGKVTDEKYKELVGATIYFEELGIGGSTDISGNFRIEQIPAGRHRVVVSYMGYRSDTREIEFQRGKQHREENFNLQPDDRLLLEVEVFGVRRERPEKMEALTRIPLRLDEQVQSVSVISQKMITEQGAMTLNDAVRNAPGLGTFATYGNTSESITSRGYRGIPVVKNGVRIHSDFRGQGFLSDMQGVETVQVLRGSAAIAQGIGNDIGSAGGVVNVATKTPRFINRGNLGVRMGSWGQFRPTFDLQRVLDARGHTAFRINGAYEQADNYRKHVSKDRVYLNPSFAWNPDDKTNVVLEMDYLHDSRTPDQGTVNLSADSVNNIYKMPHDRFLGFSTDRQFTNTLTYMTHLTRDLGNGFTVRLAYAGADLNLRSIRGHAAALRSAATTGNYNLRSRSYSGSRRSDKNGVFQADLIGKDILTGSVKHTFNVGFDYRWTDVATISTNSVIVDTVDVLQPISNILPDVTLKDGDPTTSQTYSYGLLLQEVMTFNRYLKLSLGLRYSQVNGLSDNVVSSTGGDVWDPLFGIIITPIENINFFASYTTTTSLRGAADLLEDRVTPVGPTREKQVEAGMKTEWFDNRLRFNATYFHILNNNLTYALLNESGQNTGYYMKAGNLKRKGVELELTGRLLKNLDVVGGYSYLDAAYHDSPYYHEESAPMNTAKHTANGWINYTLFDGLLRNLSFGLGIYYVGERPLAEYTYQVIPGHAIQPNTPPFLADAYSTVNAQVGYRFRNYRVRLFMNNLLNSTGYTAYYRGGYLNPTDPRNFSVALNYQF encoded by the coding sequence ATGATCAATAAGATTGTATTGTCGATAATTGCCGGGTTGCTGGCAAGTACGTTGACACTCTTTTCTCAACGGGAAAGCCATCTGTTGACGGGAAAGGTGACTGATGAAAAGTACAAGGAGCTGGTTGGGGCAACCATCTATTTTGAAGAGCTGGGTATAGGTGGCAGTACAGATATATCAGGAAATTTCCGTATCGAGCAGATACCGGCTGGACGACATCGCGTTGTGGTAAGTTACATGGGTTACAGGTCAGATACCCGGGAGATCGAATTTCAACGAGGGAAACAGCATCGGGAGGAAAATTTCAATCTGCAACCCGATGACCGCCTATTGTTGGAAGTGGAGGTGTTTGGAGTTCGTCGTGAGCGTCCGGAAAAGATGGAGGCACTTACAAGGATACCGTTGCGGCTGGATGAACAGGTGCAGAGCGTATCGGTAATTTCGCAAAAGATGATAACCGAACAGGGGGCGATGACACTCAATGATGCGGTGCGCAATGCTCCGGGATTAGGCACTTTTGCCACATACGGCAATACGTCGGAAAGTATAACTTCGAGGGGTTACCGCGGTATTCCAGTAGTGAAGAACGGCGTACGTATCCATTCCGACTTTCGGGGACAGGGTTTCCTGTCTGACATGCAGGGTGTTGAGACTGTGCAGGTGCTGCGTGGTTCGGCAGCCATTGCACAAGGGATTGGAAATGACATCGGATCGGCAGGCGGTGTAGTAAATGTTGCCACCAAGACACCCCGTTTTATCAACAGAGGGAACTTGGGGGTGCGTATGGGCAGTTGGGGGCAGTTTCGTCCCACGTTTGATCTTCAACGCGTGTTAGATGCTCGCGGACATACCGCTTTTCGGATCAACGGTGCCTATGAGCAGGCCGACAACTACCGCAAGCATGTCTCAAAAGATCGGGTTTATCTGAATCCTTCGTTCGCATGGAATCCCGATGACAAGACAAACGTCGTGCTGGAGATGGATTACCTGCACGATTCGCGCACACCCGACCAGGGAACCGTCAACCTTAGCGCAGACAGTGTGAACAATATCTACAAAATGCCGCACGACAGATTTCTGGGTTTCTCAACCGACCGGCAGTTTACCAATACGTTAACCTACATGACGCACCTTACACGCGATCTTGGAAATGGTTTTACCGTACGCCTGGCATATGCAGGAGCCGACCTGAACCTTCGTTCGATCAGGGGGCATGCCGCTGCACTACGGTCGGCGGCAACAACCGGTAATTATAATCTTCGTTCGAGAAGTTATAGTGGTAGCCGGCGGAGCGATAAGAACGGCGTTTTTCAGGCAGATCTTATCGGTAAGGATATCCTGACCGGTTCGGTAAAGCATACATTCAATGTGGGGTTTGATTACCGCTGGACGGATGTTGCCACCATCAGCACCAATTCGGTCATCGTGGATACGGTTGATGTGCTGCAACCCATCTCCAATATTCTGCCCGATGTAACGCTCAAGGATGGGGATCCCACCACCTCTCAAACCTATTCATACGGTCTGCTGCTGCAGGAGGTGATGACGTTCAACAGATACCTGAAGCTGTCGCTCGGGTTGCGATACAGTCAGGTGAACGGATTGAGCGACAATGTAGTCTCATCCACAGGCGGAGATGTCTGGGATCCGCTCTTCGGCATTATCATTACGCCGATCGAGAATATCAACTTTTTTGCATCGTACACCACTACCACTTCGTTGCGTGGAGCTGCCGACCTGCTGGAGGACCGTGTTACTCCCGTCGGTCCCACACGTGAGAAGCAGGTGGAGGCCGGTATGAAAACCGAATGGTTCGATAACCGCCTGCGCTTTAACGCCACCTATTTCCATATCCTGAACAACAACCTGACCTATGCGTTGTTGAACGAATCGGGACAAAACACCGGCTACTACATGAAGGCAGGGAACCTGAAACGGAAAGGGGTTGAGTTGGAACTGACCGGACGGCTGTTGAAAAATCTGGATGTGGTGGGTGGATACTCATATCTAGATGCGGCCTATCACGACAGTCCCTATTACCATGAGGAATCTGCACCGATGAACACGGCCAAACATACTGCCAACGGCTGGATAAACTATACCCTGTTTGATGGGTTGCTACGCAACCTCTCCTTCGGTCTGGGCATCTATTATGTAGGTGAGCGGCCATTGGCCGAGTATACCTATCAGGTAATCCCCGGTCACGCCATACAGCCCAATACCCCTCCCTTCCTGGCAGACGCCTATTCAACGGTAAATGCGCAGGTTGGCTACCGTTTCCGGAACTACCGTGTCCGTCTGTTTATGAATAACCTGCTCAATTCTACCGGATATACGGCATATTATCGGGGAGGTTACCTCAATCCTACCGATCCCCGAAATTTCTCAGTGGCACTCAATTATCAATTCTAA
- a CDS encoding helix-turn-helix transcriptional regulator, producing MNRQRLHIAIMVNSQIIYEGVYAILSQSDIGCIICKVDSLDDLEEILPSRRVDLLIVNPLLLVNREKEIKRIRKNHPDFSIVGIHLGIVDNQSLALLDSSFTLFDTAEQILSRLEKTGTGNESKLPTNDDNLTERELDVLTQLVHGHSNKEIADSLNISIHTVMTHRKNIAAKTGIRSQSGLTIYAISKKIVQIEDVSPQAH from the coding sequence ATGAACAGGCAACGGTTACATATCGCCATCATGGTCAATTCGCAGATCATCTACGAGGGAGTGTACGCCATCCTTTCGCAATCGGATATCGGCTGTATCATCTGCAAAGTGGACTCGCTCGACGATCTGGAGGAGATTCTCCCGTCTAGAAGGGTGGACCTGCTGATCGTCAACCCCCTTCTTCTGGTCAACAGAGAAAAGGAGATCAAAAGAATCAGGAAGAATCATCCCGACTTCTCCATAGTGGGAATCCATCTGGGAATTGTCGATAACCAGTCACTCGCATTACTAGACTCCTCGTTCACCCTTTTTGATACGGCTGAACAGATCTTGTCCAGGCTTGAAAAAACGGGAACCGGCAACGAGTCGAAGCTTCCGACGAATGATGACAATCTCACCGAAAGGGAACTGGACGTCCTCACCCAACTGGTTCACGGCCATTCCAACAAGGAGATTGCCGATTCACTCAACATCAGCATCCACACGGTGATGACCCACCGGAAAAATATTGCGGCCAAGACCGGAATCCGGAGCCAGTCGGGTTTGACCATCTACGCCATCTCCAAAAAGATCGTCCAGATTGAGGATGTGAGTCCCCAGGCCCACTGA
- a CDS encoding hemerythrin domain-containing protein, with translation MYPKQGYMYHVCRTYVKPGMKLFDLIEENPALLLVMQHFDIDFRVGDLTVSQLCQEKGISERLFISIANLYNGFKPKENPIDSIDDVEQIVRFLKNSHNYYRNDKYPQISAYIKQLQENHPEKELKLLEQFFNEYFAEVIDHLDYEDNIAFPYFIEFSVKRDNPQNTSYSALEYSEHHSDIELKIRDIKNLLLKYVTIEDDLGLRRKLLFALYELEYDLYVHSLIEETILIPFGYNMEKA, from the coding sequence TTGTATCCAAAACAGGGATATATGTATCACGTCTGCAGAACATACGTAAAACCGGGAATGAAGTTGTTTGACCTGATAGAGGAAAATCCGGCGCTGCTACTAGTGATGCAGCATTTCGACATTGATTTCAGGGTTGGCGACCTGACTGTCAGTCAGCTCTGCCAAGAGAAAGGAATCAGCGAAAGGCTCTTCATATCGATCGCCAATCTCTACAACGGTTTCAAGCCCAAAGAGAATCCCATTGATTCGATTGACGATGTGGAACAGATTGTCCGCTTTTTGAAGAACAGCCATAACTACTACCGTAATGACAAATATCCGCAGATAAGTGCATATATAAAGCAACTGCAGGAGAACCATCCCGAAAAGGAGTTGAAATTGCTGGAACAGTTCTTTAACGAATACTTTGCTGAGGTTATTGATCACCTGGATTACGAGGATAACATAGCCTTCCCCTATTTCATTGAATTCAGCGTGAAGAGGGATAACCCCCAAAACACCTCCTACTCTGCCCTGGAGTACAGCGAACACCACTCGGACATCGAGTTGAAGATACGCGATATTAAAAATTTGTTACTGAAATATGTGACTATCGAGGATGATCTCGGGCTGCGCCGCAAACTGCTTTTCGCATTGTATGAACTGGAGTATGATCTCTATGTCCATTCACTGATTGAAGAGACCATTCTCATTCCTTTCGGCTACAACATGGAGAAAGCATGA
- a CDS encoding nitroreductase family protein — translation MQDFNTLLVNRRSYRKFTGEPLPGDAVQLILEAALLSPTSKNRHSWEFVVVEEREMLSKLSRCKPQSAAFIADAALAVVVLGNPLESDAWVEDASIAAINMQLQAEELGIGSCWVQVRNRDFSETISSGAYINELLDIPMPLEVLCVIAFGNREKSRTPNNVDTLLWEKVHLGKYKH, via the coding sequence ATGCAAGATTTTAACACACTTCTTGTCAATCGGAGAAGTTACAGGAAATTTACAGGTGAACCCTTACCGGGTGATGCTGTTCAGCTTATTCTTGAAGCCGCTCTGCTTTCACCCACCTCAAAAAATAGGCACTCGTGGGAGTTTGTGGTGGTAGAAGAGCGGGAGATGCTGTCGAAACTCTCCAGATGCAAGCCCCAGAGCGCCGCTTTTATTGCCGATGCGGCATTGGCGGTCGTGGTACTGGGTAATCCGCTCGAGAGCGATGCCTGGGTTGAGGATGCCTCCATAGCTGCCATCAATATGCAGTTGCAGGCCGAGGAACTGGGGATTGGGAGTTGTTGGGTACAGGTAAGGAACCGTGACTTTTCCGAAACGATAAGTTCGGGAGCATATATCAATGAGCTTCTTGATATCCCGATGCCTCTGGAGGTGCTTTGCGTTATTGCTTTCGGTAACAGGGAGAAATCACGCACTCCAAACAACGTAGATACCCTGTTGTGGGAAAAAGTTCACCTGGGGAAGTATAAACACTGA
- a CDS encoding KdsC family phosphatase has translation MSTINYDLTKIKSFIFDVDGVLSCQTVPLSEDGQPLRTTNVRDGYAIHHAVRSGFDVAVITGGRSEIVRRRLESLGVRHIYLKSRDKTVQLKEYMEETGFVREEIVYVGDDIIDYLVMKEVGLPVAPADACPEIKEISIYISPVKGGEGVARDVIEQVLKVQGKWMVDDAFYW, from the coding sequence ATGAGCACAATCAATTACGATCTTACCAAGATAAAATCATTTATTTTTGATGTAGACGGCGTTCTGTCCTGTCAAACCGTACCGCTCTCCGAAGATGGTCAACCATTGCGAACGACCAACGTACGGGACGGTTATGCCATTCACCATGCTGTACGTTCTGGATTTGATGTTGCAGTGATTACAGGAGGACGTTCGGAAATTGTCCGTCGGCGTCTCGAGTCGCTTGGTGTAAGGCATATCTATCTGAAGTCGCGCGACAAAACAGTGCAGTTGAAGGAGTATATGGAGGAGACCGGTTTTGTCCGGGAGGAGATTGTCTACGTTGGTGACGATATTATCGACTATCTGGTAATGAAGGAGGTAGGATTGCCGGTTGCACCTGCCGATGCCTGTCCGGAGATCAAGGAGATCTCCATTTATATTTCGCCCGTGAAAGGGGGAGAGGGAGTTGCCCGCGATGTCATTGAACAGGTATTGAAGGTGCAGGGCAAATGGATGGTCGATGATGCGTTCTATTGGTAA
- a CDS encoding 4Fe-4S dicluster domain-containing protein, with the protein MAKVQGYVVVNTQRCKGCNLCVVSCPTDVLELQPREVNDRGYHYVYMKNPGECIGCFNCGTVCPEGCLTVYRKRLDR; encoded by the coding sequence ATGGCAAAAGTACAAGGTTATGTAGTTGTTAATACACAACGCTGCAAAGGGTGTAACCTTTGCGTTGTATCGTGTCCGACGGATGTGTTGGAGTTACAACCGCGGGAGGTGAATGATCGCGGTTACCATTACGTTTACATGAAGAATCCGGGGGAGTGCATCGGTTGCTTCAATTGTGGTACCGTTTGCCCCGAAGGATGCCTGACCGTTTACCGGAAACGTCTGGACCGATAA
- a CDS encoding 3-methyl-2-oxobutanoate dehydrogenase subunit VorB, with amino-acid sequence MTEDVTLMKGNEAVAHAAIRYGVDGYFGYPITPQSEIIETLMEAAPWKTTGMVVLQAESEVAAINMVYGGAACGKYAMTSSSSPGISLKQEGISYLAGAELPCLIVNVQRGGPGLGTIQPSQSDYFQTVKGGGHGDYRLITLAPNSVQEMADFVALGFDLAFKYRNPAMILTDGVIGQMMEKVKLPDYRPRRTEQQIREECPWATLGKTKERGPNIITSLELDAALMEKNNERFQAKYRRIEEMEVRYQEVACEDADYLLVAFGSAARICLKAVDMAREEGIKVGLLRPITLWPFPTGILRSYADKVKGMLTVELNAGQMVEDVRLAVNGKVPVEHYGRLGGIVPTPDGVLDALKEKIVMK; translated from the coding sequence ATGACAGAAGATGTAACATTAATGAAGGGAAACGAAGCTGTTGCCCATGCTGCCATCCGTTATGGCGTGGATGGATACTTCGGATATCCCATTACTCCCCAATCAGAGATAATTGAAACCCTTATGGAGGCTGCTCCCTGGAAAACGACGGGAATGGTGGTGCTCCAGGCGGAGAGCGAAGTGGCGGCCATCAACATGGTCTATGGAGGTGCCGCCTGCGGTAAATATGCCATGACCTCTTCGTCGAGTCCTGGAATTAGCCTCAAACAGGAGGGAATATCATACCTGGCCGGTGCTGAACTGCCCTGCCTGATCGTGAATGTGCAGCGGGGAGGCCCGGGGTTGGGCACAATCCAGCCGTCGCAGTCCGACTACTTCCAAACTGTCAAGGGTGGGGGACACGGCGACTACCGGTTGATCACACTGGCTCCCAATTCGGTTCAGGAGATGGCCGACTTTGTGGCGTTGGGTTTCGATCTGGCGTTCAAGTACCGCAATCCGGCAATGATTCTGACCGACGGTGTTATCGGCCAGATGATGGAGAAAGTGAAGCTTCCCGATTACCGCCCACGCCGTACCGAACAGCAGATACGGGAAGAGTGCCCCTGGGCAACGCTCGGTAAAACAAAAGAGCGAGGTCCCAACATCATCACCTCGTTGGAACTGGATGCGGCGCTTATGGAGAAGAACAATGAACGCTTCCAGGCCAAATACAGGAGAATCGAAGAGATGGAGGTCCGTTATCAGGAGGTGGCATGTGAAGATGCCGACTATCTGCTGGTGGCTTTCGGCTCTGCAGCCCGTATCTGCCTCAAGGCGGTAGACATGGCCAGAGAGGAAGGGATAAAGGTGGGGCTCCTTCGGCCCATAACATTGTGGCCCTTCCCGACCGGGATACTCCGTTCATATGCCGACAAGGTGAAGGGAATGCTGACTGTAGAGCTCAATGCGGGTCAGATGGTGGAAGATGTGCGTTTGGCTGTAAATGGTAAGGTCCCTGTGGAGCATTACGGTCGCCTCGGTGGAATTGTACCAACTCCCGACGGAGTGTTGGATGCGTTGAAGGAAAAAATAGTAATGAAATAA
- a CDS encoding thiamine pyrophosphate-dependent enzyme translates to MDINSIVSPENLVYAKPEIMNDNHMHYCPGCSHGVVHKVIAEVIKELDLQEKTIGIAPVGCAVFAYKYLDIDWQEAAHGRAPAVATAVKRLNPDKMVFTYQGDGDLAAIGTAETIHAANRGENIAIVFINNGIYGMTGGQMAPTTLNKMVTSTSPDGRDVRTMGAPLKILDMLAMLDGVCLATRVSVHTAAAVKKTKRMIKQAFENAMAGKGTSIVEVVSTCNSGWKMTPTEANDWMVENMFPVFPIGDLKNI, encoded by the coding sequence ATGGACATAAACAGTATAGTTAGCCCCGAAAACCTGGTTTACGCCAAGCCGGAAATCATGAACGACAACCACATGCATTATTGCCCCGGCTGCTCGCACGGTGTTGTCCACAAAGTCATAGCCGAAGTTATCAAGGAGCTCGACCTGCAGGAGAAAACCATCGGGATCGCCCCGGTGGGGTGCGCGGTTTTCGCGTACAAGTATCTGGATATCGACTGGCAGGAGGCAGCCCATGGAAGGGCTCCCGCCGTGGCTACTGCAGTGAAGCGGTTGAATCCCGACAAGATGGTCTTTACCTACCAGGGAGATGGCGACCTGGCTGCAATTGGAACTGCGGAAACCATTCATGCTGCCAATCGTGGAGAGAATATTGCGATTGTCTTCATCAATAACGGAATTTACGGAATGACCGGAGGTCAAATGGCACCTACCACCCTCAACAAGATGGTCACCTCCACCAGTCCCGATGGACGAGATGTCCGAACAATGGGTGCACCGTTGAAGATTCTGGATATGCTTGCAATGCTCGACGGTGTATGTCTGGCTACCCGCGTGAGCGTTCATACCGCAGCTGCCGTCAAAAAGACCAAGCGGATGATCAAGCAGGCGTTCGAGAATGCCATGGCCGGCAAAGGTACATCAATCGTTGAGGTTGTTTCTACCTGTAACTCAGGCTGGAAAATGACGCCTACCGAAGCCAACGACTGGATGGTTGAGAATATGTTTCCCGTTTTCCCGATAGGAGATTTAAAGAATATTTAA
- a CDS encoding 2-oxoacid:acceptor oxidoreductase family protein, which produces MLQEIVISGFGGQGVLSMGKILAISGILEEKEVSWFPAYGPEQRGGTANVTVIISDKPISSPVINQYDVAIVLNQPSLDKFEGKVKPGGALIYDDYGIRHKVSRKDINVYRIKAMDESLKMNNTKVFNMIVLGGLLKISPMVQLENVMKGLQKTLPERHHKLLPMNQEAILKGMEIIEQEQQATL; this is translated from the coding sequence ATGCTACAAGAGATCGTTATTTCGGGATTTGGCGGTCAGGGGGTTTTATCGATGGGTAAAATTCTGGCCATTTCCGGTATTTTGGAAGAGAAGGAGGTATCCTGGTTTCCTGCCTACGGACCCGAACAACGCGGCGGAACAGCCAACGTTACCGTTATAATCAGTGATAAACCTATCAGTTCACCGGTGATAAACCAGTACGACGTGGCCATCGTGTTGAACCAGCCCTCATTAGACAAGTTCGAGGGGAAGGTTAAACCGGGTGGAGCTCTGATCTACGATGACTACGGCATACGCCACAAGGTGAGCCGCAAGGATATCAACGTCTACCGGATCAAGGCCATGGATGAATCCTTGAAGATGAACAACACAAAGGTGTTCAATATGATTGTATTGGGTGGATTACTCAAGATTTCACCCATGGTTCAGCTTGAAAACGTGATGAAGGGATTGCAGAAGACATTGCCCGAACGTCACCATAAACTTCTACCCATGAATCAGGAAGCCATTCTGAAAGGAATGGAGATCATTGAACAGGAGCAGCAGGCAACCTTGTAG